A genomic stretch from Sulfurihydrogenibium azorense Az-Fu1 includes:
- the ppsA gene encoding phosphoenolpyruvate synthase gives MKKLVMWLNEVGMEDIELVGGKNASLGEMIKGLSSIGIKVPMGFVVTSAAYWYFVDYNNLRDKIKEILTGLDPNNIEDLSKRGLTIRELIKGGTFPEDLKNEILKAYEDLSKMYNQFRVDVAVRSSATAEDLPNASFAGQQDTYLNIKGDETLLSAIKSCFASLFTDRAISYREAFKFDHFAIGLAVGVQKMVRSDLASSGVSFSIDSDSGFKDVVLINASYGLGEMVVQGAVTPDEFLVFKPTLKEGYEAIIEKKLGRKTHKMVYGTTPDERTKIVAVSKEEQMKFSLTDEEVLKLARWVMAIEEYYSNKYGKWTPMDVEWAKDGELNELFIVQARPETVHSQKDHSKIITYKITEPYESRINKRIVEGIAVGDKVAFGKVRILHDLEDAKDFQPGEVLVTDMTDPDWEPIMKKAAAIVTNKGGRTCHAAIVARELGVPAVVGTGNATEVLENGDEVTVSCAEGERGYVYRGKIEYEVEEFDLRNLPKTKTPIMMNVASPEGAFDLTFLPNAGVGLAREEFIINNYISIHPLALIKFDEIKQKDPQLAEKIEDLTFGYENKEEYYVKKLSYGIAKIAAAFYPKPVIVRFSDFKSNEYANLLGGKYFEPEEENPMIGFRGASRYYSDFFKPAFGLECKAILRVRNKMGLKNVIVMVPFCRTPEEAKKVLEVMEEYGLKKGENGLQVYVMCELPSNVILADQFAEYFDGFSIGSNDLTQLTLGLDRDSSLVAHLYDERNEAVKRMIAQVIKVAKEKGKKIGICGQGPSDYPEFAQFLVEQGIDTISINPDSIVKTTIAIYEIEQKLGK, from the coding sequence ATGAAAAAGTTAGTTATGTGGCTTAACGAAGTAGGTATGGAAGATATAGAACTTGTTGGTGGTAAGAATGCTTCTTTAGGTGAGATGATCAAAGGTCTTTCTTCCATCGGAATCAAAGTTCCTATGGGTTTTGTTGTTACGTCGGCGGCTTACTGGTATTTTGTTGATTACAACAACCTTAGAGACAAAATTAAAGAAATTTTAACAGGCTTAGACCCAAATAATATTGAAGACTTATCTAAAAGAGGTCTCACAATAAGAGAGCTTATAAAAGGTGGAACATTTCCTGAAGATCTAAAAAATGAGATTTTAAAAGCTTATGAAGATTTAAGTAAGATGTACAACCAATTTAGAGTAGATGTTGCTGTAAGGTCTTCTGCTACAGCCGAGGACTTACCAAACGCATCTTTTGCAGGTCAGCAGGATACATACCTTAACATAAAAGGAGACGAGACTTTACTTTCTGCTATAAAAAGCTGTTTTGCATCTTTATTTACAGATAGAGCTATCTCTTACAGAGAGGCTTTTAAGTTTGACCACTTTGCAATAGGTCTTGCAGTTGGCGTTCAAAAGATGGTTAGGTCAGACCTTGCTTCTTCTGGTGTATCTTTCTCAATAGACTCTGATAGTGGATTTAAAGATGTAGTTCTTATAAACGCATCTTACGGACTTGGTGAGATGGTCGTTCAAGGAGCTGTTACTCCTGATGAGTTTTTAGTATTCAAACCAACTTTAAAAGAAGGTTATGAAGCTATTATAGAGAAAAAGTTAGGTAGGAAAACCCACAAGATGGTTTACGGAACAACTCCAGATGAAAGAACAAAGATAGTAGCTGTTTCAAAAGAAGAACAGATGAAATTTTCTCTTACTGACGAAGAAGTTTTAAAACTTGCAAGATGGGTTATGGCAATTGAAGAGTATTACTCAAATAAGTATGGTAAGTGGACTCCAATGGACGTAGAATGGGCAAAGGATGGAGAATTAAACGAGCTGTTTATAGTCCAAGCAAGACCAGAAACAGTCCACTCTCAAAAAGACCATTCTAAAATAATTACTTATAAAATAACAGAACCTTACGAATCAAGGATAAATAAAAGAATAGTAGAAGGAATAGCTGTTGGAGATAAAGTAGCCTTTGGTAAAGTTAGAATACTCCACGATTTAGAAGATGCAAAAGACTTTCAACCTGGCGAAGTATTAGTTACAGATATGACAGACCCTGACTGGGAACCTATAATGAAAAAAGCAGCTGCAATAGTGACTAACAAAGGTGGGAGAACTTGTCATGCAGCAATTGTTGCAAGAGAGTTAGGTGTTCCAGCAGTTGTAGGGACTGGTAATGCAACTGAGGTCCTAGAAAACGGTGATGAAGTAACTGTATCATGTGCTGAAGGTGAAAGAGGATATGTGTATAGAGGAAAAATTGAATATGAGGTAGAAGAGTTTGATTTAAGAAATCTCCCAAAAACAAAAACTCCTATTATGATGAATGTTGCATCTCCAGAAGGAGCTTTTGACCTTACCTTTTTACCTAATGCTGGTGTTGGACTTGCAAGGGAAGAGTTTATAATAAATAACTATATATCCATACACCCACTTGCACTTATTAAATTTGATGAAATAAAACAAAAAGACCCTCAGTTGGCAGAAAAGATAGAAGATTTAACATTTGGATATGAAAACAAAGAAGAGTATTACGTTAAAAAACTATCCTACGGTATAGCAAAGATAGCAGCTGCCTTCTATCCAAAACCTGTAATAGTAAGATTCTCTGACTTTAAATCAAACGAGTATGCAAACCTACTGGGAGGAAAATACTTTGAACCAGAAGAAGAAAACCCAATGATAGGTTTCAGAGGAGCTTCAAGATACTACTCAGACTTCTTCAAACCTGCATTTGGTTTAGAGTGTAAAGCTATACTAAGAGTAAGAAATAAAATGGGACTTAAAAACGTTATAGTTATGGTTCCATTCTGTAGAACCCCTGAAGAAGCAAAGAAAGTTTTAGAAGTAATGGAAGAGTATGGTCTTAAAAAAGGAGAAAATGGATTACAAGTTTACGTAATGTGTGAACTTCCATCTAACGTTATACTTGCAGACCAATTTGCAGAGTACTTTGATGGATTTTCTATAGGATCAAATGACTTAACCCAGTTAACTCTTGGATTAGATAGAGATTCATCGCTGGTTGCTCACTTATACGATGAGAGAAACGAAGCTGTCAAAAGGATGATAGCACAGGTTATAAAAGTGGCAAAAGAAAAAGGTAAAAAGATAGGAATATGTGGACAAGGACCATCTGACTATCCAGAGTTTGCACAATTTTTAGTAGAGCAAGGAATAGACACTATCTCTATAAACCCTGACTCAATAGTAAAAACAACAATTGCAATATATGAAATAGAACAAAAGTTAGGAAAATAA
- a CDS encoding pilus assembly protein PilM: protein MITLPKIKLSMPTLKLPAFNLKKSSKLYSGIEVDTDYIRVGILKKENEIIEIPIMPFEFEVTGDNSQDGRILKDELERRGLKIKSASFSIPMSSVLYKTLHLPRVNEKELVDAIEWNIKEDIENFRAETHYDWDIISSDNEFLNILVVITKKEAVERIIEISQVSGVDVDVIDTVGTSLLNLALLQKQKIEKNREEKNICVIHLDKNDSFMIFSNENVVLQPLDFNPKVYENFSPDEKEQEVIRLINEINYFFLTINEPRIIYTSGYFAKYPEIKAYMQLKFSTRFVLEDLDPVLALGINYQGSFPLGIYNNVLSLAYRGMP from the coding sequence ATGATAACTTTGCCTAAAATTAAACTTAGTATGCCTACTTTAAAATTACCAGCTTTTAATTTGAAAAAATCTAGTAAACTTTACAGTGGTATAGAAGTTGATACCGATTATATAAGAGTAGGGATCTTAAAAAAAGAAAATGAGATTATAGAAATCCCTATAATGCCTTTTGAGTTTGAAGTAACCGGAGACAATAGCCAAGATGGTAGAATCTTAAAAGATGAGTTAGAAAGAAGAGGTTTGAAGATAAAATCCGCATCTTTTAGCATACCTATGTCTTCTGTTTTGTATAAAACTTTACACCTTCCCAGAGTGAACGAGAAAGAGTTGGTAGATGCTATAGAATGGAATATAAAAGAAGACATAGAAAATTTTAGAGCAGAAACTCATTATGATTGGGATATTATTTCATCAGATAATGAATTTCTAAATATTTTAGTAGTTATTACTAAAAAGGAAGCTGTAGAAAGAATTATCGAAATTTCACAAGTTTCTGGTGTTGATGTAGATGTTATTGATACTGTAGGTACTTCTTTATTAAATTTAGCATTGTTGCAAAAACAGAAGATTGAAAAGAATAGAGAAGAAAAAAATATATGTGTTATCCATCTTGATAAAAATGACTCATTTATGATCTTTTCTAATGAAAATGTTGTTCTCCAGCCTTTAGACTTTAATCCTAAAGTATATGAAAACTTCAGTCCAGATGAAAAGGAGCAAGAGGTTATAAGACTAATAAACGAGATTAATTACTTTTTCTTAACAATTAACGAACCAAGAATAATATACACATCCGGATACTTTGCAAAGTACCCCGAAATAAAGGCGTACATGCAACTTAAATTTTCTACAAGATTTGTATTAGAAGATTTAGACCCGGTTTTAGCTTTAGGTATCAATTATCAAGGCTCATTCCCCTTAGGGATTTACAATAACGTATTAAGTTTAGCTTATAGAGGTATGCCATGA
- a CDS encoding PilN domain-containing protein, with the protein MIKIDLNPKKKKKVTSFKKISVPTLKLPEIGKDSFLIITIAGMFFILAEFAYLFYLNSRISLLKEKKIKIELEISKLKKYEEKLKELEKTISLLEQQKEKLLLKVKTFEYLSQYKKPLTPKLDLIVKNLPDGVWLDNLELSFVEAKVNGYSLNPENIATYYKNLKIFYDTITFNGTEKKVSSMNNFYYSFEFNLKGFKQK; encoded by the coding sequence ATGATAAAAATTGATTTAAACCCGAAAAAAAAGAAGAAAGTAACTTCTTTTAAAAAGATATCAGTACCTACTCTGAAACTACCAGAGATTGGAAAAGATAGTTTTTTAATTATAACTATTGCGGGGATGTTTTTTATATTAGCAGAATTTGCATATTTATTTTATTTAAATAGTAGAATATCTCTTTTAAAAGAAAAAAAAATAAAAATAGAATTAGAAATTAGTAAATTAAAGAAATATGAAGAAAAATTAAAAGAATTAGAAAAAACTATTTCTTTGTTAGAACAGCAAAAAGAAAAACTTCTATTGAAAGTAAAAACCTTCGAATATTTATCTCAATATAAAAAACCTTTAACTCCTAAATTAGATTTAATAGTTAAGAATTTACCAGATGGAGTTTGGTTAGACAATTTAGAGTTGAGTTTTGTAGAAGCAAAAGTAAATGGTTATAGTCTAAATCCAGAAAATATAGCTACTTATTATAAAAATCTAAAAATCTTTTATGATACTATTACTTTTAATGGAACTGAAAAAAAAGTATCCTCTATGAATAATTTTTATTATAGCTTTGAATTTAACTTAAAAGGCTTTAAACAAAAATAA
- the pilO gene encoding type 4a pilus biogenesis protein PilO, producing MDIKQQWEMTPKWQKIFLILVIFGAIAYLIFISFISQKLEEYSNLQQEVETLESNLNTLKAIANPQKEKVLKLKIKNIKNEIDENNGKLEVLSKIIPSDPKIEEILKIITNYALSSGLIINGFKVEKEEDVYLFYDKESDTLKTIPKNQEKEKNKESTNQIPKEALNVKKIYLSSSFSGGIDQLKNLLNYLSKSERLIIVESLSIKKESSKLLNFNLSYVIYYMPEEVNQ from the coding sequence ATGGATATAAAACAACAATGGGAAATGACTCCAAAATGGCAAAAAATATTCTTGATATTAGTAATATTTGGAGCTATAGCGTATTTAATTTTTATATCCTTCATATCTCAAAAATTAGAAGAATACTCGAACTTGCAGCAAGAAGTAGAAACTTTAGAAAGTAATCTTAATACTCTAAAAGCTATTGCTAATCCACAAAAAGAAAAAGTTCTCAAATTAAAGATAAAGAATATAAAAAATGAAATAGATGAAAATAATGGGAAATTAGAGGTTTTATCAAAAATAATACCTTCTGACCCTAAAATAGAAGAAATCCTAAAAATAATTACAAACTACGCGTTATCATCTGGTTTGATAATTAATGGATTTAAAGTAGAAAAAGAAGAAGATGTTTATTTATTTTATGATAAAGAAAGTGATACTTTAAAGACAATACCAAAAAATCAAGAAAAAGAAAAAAATAAGGAGTCTACTAATCAAATTCCGAAAGAAGCTTTAAATGTAAAAAAAATCTATCTTTCATCAAGTTTTAGTGGAGGAATAGATCAACTTAAAAACCTTTTAAATTATTTATCAAAATCTGAAAGACTTATCATAGTTGAATCATTATCTATTAAAAAAGAGAGTTCCAAATTGTTAAATTTTAATTTAAGCTATGTTATTTACTATATGCCTGAGGAGGTAAATCAATGA
- a CDS encoding PilQ, whose protein sequence is MKKVKNSLLALVIGSVTPLSLSFAEKVSIELNNAKLSTVVDAISQVSSINIIWDKDAIAQKDKLVYVSIKKPYDAEKLLNLILVENGLIAVREGDVYKIRLSDEYFVSIPPEVIKTLGKDIFDEIVLTIKKNASSSALIEADRNTYTVYLKDKKDNVYKIKNIVSAYLDTLKKQTEEIAKLQKEQGQFVKKEFNISYENYKLIEDKIIENIGPFGRYNYDKEKGILTILDTKDNILNITRVIGKATKEKIETKCFYARGLEPGEIIMNIKENYLSENGTVIFKSKEALEIGGTETRQLSTTGGTQTGIAGLTKSTSQPATIITSLPKICITDKPDIIEKIKYRFSDYLLDRPYQISIEARIVQISSKNVKDLGIQWGGLASNIDNNNTKIIAGTNSTSYLANYRPGSAYAVDFPAVQSKIPGGFSLGFILGGTQNFLDIRLSALQSIGKSKILSKPSVITIDGETAEISQGYEIPYTTAVAAGGGTVSSVSFKKAVLKLNVTPRTTADGNIIMDLIITQDIPDFKNLLLGNPPIQTKTVTSKVVAKDGSVVVIGGILEKTEDTQTSGVPGLMNIPILGNLFKENFKQDTSTELLIFLSPKIVYE, encoded by the coding sequence ATGAAGAAAGTGAAAAATTCTTTATTAGCATTAGTAATAGGTTCAGTAACACCATTGTCTTTATCTTTTGCAGAAAAAGTCTCTATAGAACTTAACAATGCTAAGTTATCAACCGTTGTAGATGCTATTTCACAAGTTTCTAGTATAAATATAATTTGGGATAAAGATGCTATAGCACAAAAAGATAAGTTAGTGTACGTATCTATAAAAAAACCTTACGATGCAGAAAAACTTTTAAATTTAATTTTAGTAGAAAATGGACTTATTGCAGTTAGAGAAGGAGATGTTTATAAAATTAGGTTATCTGATGAATATTTTGTATCTATTCCTCCAGAAGTTATAAAAACATTAGGAAAAGATATTTTTGATGAGATTGTTTTAACGATAAAAAAGAACGCTTCTTCATCTGCTTTAATAGAGGCAGATAGAAATACTTACACAGTTTATTTAAAAGATAAAAAAGATAACGTTTATAAAATAAAGAATATAGTTTCAGCGTATTTAGATACTTTGAAAAAACAAACTGAAGAAATTGCAAAATTACAAAAAGAGCAAGGTCAATTTGTAAAAAAAGAGTTTAATATATCTTATGAAAATTACAAATTAATTGAAGATAAAATTATTGAAAATATTGGTCCTTTTGGTAGATATAATTATGACAAGGAAAAAGGGATCTTAACTATTTTAGATACAAAGGATAACATTCTTAATATCACGAGAGTCATTGGGAAGGCAACAAAAGAAAAAATTGAGACAAAATGTTTTTATGCTAGAGGGCTTGAGCCTGGAGAAATTATTATGAATATTAAAGAAAATTATTTATCAGAAAATGGAACTGTAATATTTAAATCTAAAGAAGCTTTGGAAATTGGGGGAACAGAAACAAGACAATTATCTACAACAGGCGGGACTCAGACAGGTATAGCAGGTTTAACTAAATCAACTTCTCAACCAGCAACAATAATAACATCATTACCTAAGATATGTATTACCGATAAACCAGATATTATAGAGAAGATAAAATATAGATTCTCTGACTATCTTTTAGATAGACCATATCAAATATCTATTGAAGCAAGAATTGTTCAAATAAGTAGTAAAAATGTAAAAGATTTAGGTATTCAATGGGGTGGATTAGCATCTAATATTGATAATAATAATACTAAAATAATAGCTGGGACTAACTCTACAAGTTATTTAGCTAACTATAGACCTGGTAGTGCTTATGCAGTTGATTTTCCAGCAGTGCAATCAAAAATTCCTGGTGGTTTTTCATTAGGCTTTATTTTGGGAGGAACTCAAAACTTTTTGGATATTAGACTTTCAGCTTTACAAAGTATTGGAAAATCTAAAATTTTATCAAAACCATCAGTTATAACAATAGATGGGGAAACAGCAGAAATTTCACAAGGTTATGAAATACCTTATACAACAGCTGTAGCTGCGGGTGGTGGAACTGTTTCATCAGTGTCATTTAAAAAAGCAGTCTTAAAATTAAATGTAACTCCAAGAACTACAGCGGATGGAAACATTATTATGGATTTAATTATAACTCAGGATATACCAGATTTTAAAAACCTATTACTTGGTAATCCACCTATACAAACAAAGACTGTAACTAGTAAAGTTGTTGCAAAAGATGGTTCAGTTGTAGTGATAGGTGGTATTTTAGAAAAAACAGAAGATACTCAAACATCTGGTGTGCCTGGATTAATGAATATCCCAATTCTTGGAAATCTATTTAAAGAAAACTTTAAACAAGATACTTCAACAGAGTTACTTATTTTCCTATCTCCAAAAATCGTATACGAATAA
- a CDS encoding thioredoxin family protein: MALTYSIDIPLGSKMPDFELKDPFGNLYKSDELYGEKGLLVVFTCNHCPYAIAVWPRLIRLSQYAKQLGINTVAINPNIHPNYPDDAPEKMIEKIKEWGIPFPYLVDETQEVAKLFKAQCTPDIYLFDKQHKLVYHGRIDDNWQDETKVTREELKEAITNLAEGKPIDPVQYPSMGCSIKWRE, translated from the coding sequence ATGGCTTTAACATACTCTATAGATATTCCTCTTGGAAGTAAAATGCCGGATTTTGAGCTGAAAGACCCTTTTGGAAATTTATACAAAAGTGATGAGCTTTACGGAGAGAAAGGACTGTTAGTAGTGTTTACCTGTAATCACTGCCCATACGCTATTGCAGTATGGCCAAGACTCATAAGACTATCTCAATACGCTAAACAACTTGGAATAAATACTGTTGCAATAAATCCAAACATCCATCCAAACTATCCTGACGATGCTCCAGAAAAGATGATAGAAAAGATTAAAGAATGGGGAATACCTTTTCCCTACCTTGTAGATGAAACTCAAGAAGTTGCAAAATTATTCAAAGCTCAATGTACTCCTGATATATACCTATTTGATAAACAACATAAACTTGTATACCATGGAAGAATAGACGATAACTGGCAAGATGAAACAAAAGTAACAAGAGAGGAGTTAAAAGAAGCCATAACAAACTTAGCAGAAGGAAAACCCATAGACCCAGTTCAATATCCTTCTATGGGCTGTTCCATAAAGTGGAGAGAATGA
- the rnr gene encoding ribonuclease R, which yields MELTQEKVLELLKRNKKGLFFKQISKSFNLEKKEEKQLKKILKKLQKNKTVVYSKGLYKLKPQLQEEKNLIKGKVEAHESGFGFLIREDGEPDLFIPPIEMDYLFDGDIVLAEEKIYKGKKEAKIVKVLERRVKTAVGKLKKEKNRYFVHLLDFVIPHKIYINKKEAKKYPLDNYVVVEITQYPARKVEAKGRIIKDLGNVKNTQTVAEIVARKYDLPLTHSEEAIKEAESLPSTVKITKNRKDLTKQICFTIDPESARDHDDAVAIEKEGENYRLYVHIADVSYYVKEGSAIDREAFQRGNTYYLPERALHMLPERLASNLCSLRPFERKYAFTCEMLINKKGEVIDYKIYESVIESKAKLTYDQALAIILGEPEHVKAFPDLVEPLKHMEELAKILMKAKEERGSIDFDMPESQILFDEKGDPYDVVPYERHLAHRIIEEFMIIANETVARHMEKLNLPFIYRVHEKPKIEKVNAFVDIMAGLGYKVEYPKGEVEPKFIQKLIEMAVGTPEESLVRFLALRTMKQAKYSPYNIGHFGLASECYTHFTSPIRRYADVWVHRLLKKAIKKKFTKKDLEELPKKLEIIAQQCSQAERVADDAERDALDILKLRILKEKIGEKFEGIITGVMPFGLFVEIERYIIEGLIPISDLPEKMKYDEKNHQMIGEKMRFRLGDKVKVKIVKVDEDSKKIDLKFVSKEE from the coding sequence TTGGAATTAACACAAGAAAAGGTTTTAGAATTATTAAAAAGAAATAAAAAAGGTTTATTTTTCAAACAAATATCTAAAAGTTTTAATTTAGAAAAAAAAGAAGAAAAGCAACTGAAAAAGATACTAAAAAAACTACAGAAAAACAAAACTGTAGTTTACTCAAAAGGTCTCTACAAACTAAAACCTCAGCTACAAGAAGAGAAAAATTTAATAAAAGGTAAAGTAGAAGCTCACGAAAGTGGATTTGGATTTTTAATAAGAGAAGACGGAGAGCCAGACCTATTTATTCCTCCTATTGAAATGGATTATCTTTTTGACGGAGACATAGTTTTAGCAGAAGAAAAGATATATAAAGGAAAAAAAGAAGCTAAAATAGTAAAGGTCTTAGAAAGAAGAGTCAAAACAGCTGTCGGTAAACTTAAAAAAGAAAAAAATAGATACTTTGTTCACCTTTTAGATTTTGTAATACCACATAAAATCTATATAAATAAAAAAGAAGCTAAAAAGTATCCACTGGATAACTACGTAGTTGTTGAGATAACCCAGTATCCTGCCAGAAAAGTAGAAGCGAAAGGAAGAATAATTAAAGACCTTGGAAATGTTAAAAATACCCAGACAGTTGCAGAGATAGTAGCGAGAAAATACGATTTACCTTTAACCCACAGTGAAGAAGCAATAAAAGAAGCTGAAAGCTTACCTTCAACTGTCAAAATAACAAAAAATAGAAAAGATTTAACAAAACAGATATGTTTCACAATAGACCCTGAAAGTGCAAGAGACCATGACGATGCAGTAGCGATAGAAAAAGAGGGAGAAAACTACAGACTCTACGTTCACATAGCAGACGTTTCTTACTATGTAAAAGAAGGTTCTGCAATAGATAGGGAAGCATTCCAAAGAGGAAATACTTACTACCTTCCAGAAAGAGCATTACACATGCTACCTGAAAGGCTTGCATCTAACCTTTGTAGTCTTAGACCTTTTGAGAGAAAATACGCATTTACCTGTGAAATGTTAATAAACAAAAAAGGAGAAGTTATAGATTATAAAATCTATGAAAGCGTTATAGAAAGTAAAGCAAAGTTAACTTATGACCAAGCACTAGCAATAATACTTGGAGAGCCAGAACATGTAAAAGCTTTTCCAGATTTAGTAGAACCGCTAAAACATATGGAAGAACTTGCTAAAATACTCATGAAAGCAAAAGAAGAAAGAGGAAGTATAGATTTTGATATGCCTGAATCTCAAATACTATTTGACGAAAAGGGAGACCCATACGACGTAGTCCCTTACGAAAGACATTTAGCTCATAGAATAATAGAAGAGTTTATGATTATAGCAAACGAAACAGTAGCAAGACATATGGAAAAACTCAACCTTCCATTCATCTACAGAGTCCATGAAAAGCCAAAGATTGAAAAAGTAAACGCTTTTGTAGATATAATGGCAGGATTAGGTTATAAAGTAGAATATCCAAAAGGAGAAGTAGAGCCAAAATTTATACAAAAGCTTATAGAGATGGCAGTCGGTACTCCAGAAGAGTCTTTAGTGAGATTTTTAGCTTTAAGAACGATGAAACAAGCAAAATACTCCCCTTATAATATCGGACACTTTGGACTTGCTTCGGAGTGTTATACTCACTTTACCTCTCCAATAAGAAGGTATGCAGACGTTTGGGTTCATAGACTGCTTAAAAAAGCTATCAAGAAAAAATTTACAAAAAAAGATTTAGAAGAATTACCTAAAAAACTAGAGATTATAGCACAGCAATGTTCACAAGCCGAAAGAGTTGCAGATGATGCAGAGAGAGATGCCCTTGATATACTAAAACTTAGAATACTAAAAGAAAAAATTGGAGAAAAATTTGAAGGAATAATAACTGGTGTAATGCCTTTTGGTTTGTTTGTAGAGATAGAAAGATACATAATAGAAGGCCTTATACCTATATCTGACCTACCAGAAAAGATGAAATACGATGAAAAAAATCACCAAATGATTGGAGAAAAAATGAGATTTAGACTTGGAGATAAAGTAAAAGTTAAAATAGTAAAAGTAGATGAAGATAGTAAAAAAATAGACTTAAAATTTGTCAGTAAGGAGGAATAA
- a CDS encoding Rpn family recombination-promoting nuclease/putative transposase — MPIVFYHGSKDWNIPKSIPDLKPYPPNTRLLIHSLDYILVDLNKISSKRIVKEFYDDICLLSAILTLKNIFKDFNDLKPILRNLLVAETKDCIYIIINYIALAKKDLKTVENILEEVGGKEKMMTLTEKWRIEGLQQGIEEGIKKQLKDDIKEAIEIKFGEVMEDINTKIESIKSVEVLKNIYRTVIKVSTLEELKNYINNL; from the coding sequence ATCCCTATAGTCTTTTATCATGGAAGTAAAGACTGGAACATTCCTAAATCTATACCAGATTTAAAACCTTATCCACCCAATACAAGATTATTAATCCATTCATTGGATTACATTTTGGTGGACTTAAATAAGATAAGCTCTAAGAGAATAGTTAAAGAATTTTACGACGATATTTGTCTATTATCAGCTATATTAACATTAAAGAATATTTTTAAGGATTTCAACGACCTGAAACCTATTCTAAGAAATTTACTTGTTGCAGAAACAAAAGATTGTATTTATATTATTATTAACTATATTGCACTTGCAAAGAAAGATCTAAAAACTGTTGAAAACATCCTTGAAGAAGTAGGAGGGAAAGAAAAAATGATGACCTTAACAGAAAAATGGAGAATAGAAGGATTACAGCAAGGAATAGAAGAAGGTATTAAAAAGCAGCTTAAAGATGATATAAAGGAAGCTATAGAAATAAAATTTGGAGAAGTTATGGAAGATATCAATACAAAAATAGAAAGTATAAAATCTGTTGAAGTACTAAAAAACATCTACAGAACTGTTATAAAAGTGTCTACTTTAGAAGAATTAAAAAATTACATAAATAACCTATAA
- a CDS encoding Rpn family recombination-promoting nuclease/putative transposase, translated as MSIEKSPHDWFFKTIFSKEENTERFLKGFLPNLYKIIKPNSLKLLPTEKQSVKREKFFLDLSFECKLNTKSPNNNAILYFVFEHKSYPDKRTPSQIVYYKASIMEEDEKIIDYIHQ; from the coding sequence ATGTCAATTGAAAAATCCCCTCACGACTGGTTTTTTAAAACAATCTTCTCTAAGGAAGAAAACACAGAAAGATTTTTAAAAGGTTTTCTACCCAACCTTTACAAGATAATAAAACCAAACTCTTTAAAACTTTTACCTACTGAAAAACAAAGCGTTAAAAGAGAAAAATTTTTCTTAGATTTATCCTTTGAGTGTAAACTAAATACAAAATCACCGAATAACAACGCTATACTTTACTTCGTTTTTGAACATAAATCTTACCCAGATAAAAGAACACCTTCACAGATAGTATACTATAAAGCGTCAATAATGGAAGAAGATGAAAAAATAATAGACTATATACACCAGTAA